Proteins found in one Salmo salar unplaced genomic scaffold, Ssal_v3.1, whole genome shotgun sequence genomic segment:
- the LOC123732130 gene encoding C-type lectin domain family 4 member D isoform X2, with protein MRRVKSETHRSDGRLYRLAAVCFGVLCVLQVTLNISLRLAFFHSNREREQLNSCYNTTGLAQDGDQPDTSSIMDLCTERDQCRMNRNQLERERDKEKMDKKEFQERYTTLTTERDRLRDRVSLLTNEKVVLEERLSRCGTGRGVEGRGMAVPTMTTVLKCPKGWRMLGSSCYFLSTERKTWEESRLDCQNRGADLVIINSRQEQKFLFNCNKDFWIGLTDTVTEGTWKWVDGNPLTTPKSWGSGQPNGGGVENCVLLTHSLSDQGTWHDYPCSYNSSWICEI; from the exons ATGAGGAGAGTGAAGAGTGAGACCCATCGCTCAG ATGGAAGACTCTACAGGCTGGCTGCTGTGTGTTTTGGAGTGCTGTGTGTTCTACAAGTCACTCTCAACATCTCCCTGAGACTGGCTTTCT TCcactccaacagagagagagagcagttaaaCAGCTGTTACAACACCACTGGCCTGGCGCAGGATGGAGACCAGCCAGATACCAGTAGTATCATGGATCTGTgtacagagagagaccagtgccGGATGAACAGAAAccagctggagagggagagagacaaagagaaaatgGACAAAAAAGAGTTTCAGGAGCGTTACACTACCCTGACCACAGAACGGGACAGGTTGAGAGACAGGGTCAGTCTTCTGACCAATGAGAAGGTGGTGCTGGAGGAGAGACTCTCTAGGTGTG GTACTGGAAGAGGGGTGGAAGGGAGGGGTATGGCAGTCCCAACGATGACGACTGTGTTAAAGTGTCCTAAAGGATGGAGGATGTTGGGATCCAGCTGTTACTTCCTGTCTACTGAGAGGAAAACCTGGGAGGAGAGCAGACTGGACTGTCAGAACAGAGGAGCAGACCTGGTGATCATAAACAGCAGACaggaacag AAGTTTCTCTTCAACTGCAACAAAGATttctggattggtctgactgacaCTGTTACTGAGGGGACCTGGAAATGGGTGGACGGCAACCCACTGACCACCCCAAA GTCCTGGGGGAGTGGACAGCCTAATGGTGGTGGAGTGGAGAACTGTGTGTTGTTAACTCACAGTTTATCAGACCAAGGAACATGGCATGACTATCCGTGTTCATATAACAGTTCCTGGATCTGTGAGATATAG
- the LOC123732130 gene encoding C-type lectin domain family 4 member D isoform X1, protein MAEYVNKQVIEFNKVTEENRNRATRSVKTETHLSDGRLYRLAAVCFGVLCVLQVTLNISLRLAFFHSNREREQLNSCYNTTGLAQDGDQPDTSSIMDLCTERDQCRMNRNQLERERDKEKMDKKEFQERYTTLTTERDRLRDRVSLLTNEKVVLEERLSRCGTGRGVEGRGMAVPTMTTVLKCPKGWRMLGSSCYFLSTERKTWEESRLDCQNRGADLVIINSRQEQKFLFNCNKDFWIGLTDTVTEGTWKWVDGNPLTTPKSWGSGQPNGGGVENCVLLTHSLSDQGTWHDYPCSYNSSWICEI, encoded by the exons ATGGCCGAGTACGTCAACAAACAGGTGATTGAATTCAACAAAGTTACTGAAGAAAACCGGAACAGAGCAACGAGGAGTGTAAAGACTGAAACCCATCTTTCAG ATGGAAGACTCTACAGGCTGGCTGCTGTGTGTTTTGGAGTGCTGTGTGTTCTACAAGTCACTCTCAACATCTCCCTGAGACTGGCTTTCT TCcactccaacagagagagagagcagttaaaCAGCTGTTACAACACCACTGGCCTGGCGCAGGATGGAGACCAGCCAGATACCAGTAGTATCATGGATCTGTgtacagagagagaccagtgccGGATGAACAGAAAccagctggagagggagagagacaaagagaaaatgGACAAAAAAGAGTTTCAGGAGCGTTACACTACCCTGACCACAGAACGGGACAGGTTGAGAGACAGGGTCAGTCTTCTGACCAATGAGAAGGTGGTGCTGGAGGAGAGACTCTCTAGGTGTG GTACTGGAAGAGGGGTGGAAGGGAGGGGTATGGCAGTCCCAACGATGACGACTGTGTTAAAGTGTCCTAAAGGATGGAGGATGTTGGGATCCAGCTGTTACTTCCTGTCTACTGAGAGGAAAACCTGGGAGGAGAGCAGACTGGACTGTCAGAACAGAGGAGCAGACCTGGTGATCATAAACAGCAGACaggaacag AAGTTTCTCTTCAACTGCAACAAAGATttctggattggtctgactgacaCTGTTACTGAGGGGACCTGGAAATGGGTGGACGGCAACCCACTGACCACCCCAAA GTCCTGGGGGAGTGGACAGCCTAATGGTGGTGGAGTGGAGAACTGTGTGTTGTTAACTCACAGTTTATCAGACCAAGGAACATGGCATGACTATCCGTGTTCATATAACAGTTCCTGGATCTGTGAGATATAG